CGACGGCGTGGTGTGGTTCCGCAAAGAGATTGAGCTGACCGCGGCCGACGCCGGCCGCGACCTCACCCTGGCCCTGGGGGCCATCGACGACAACGACAGCACGTGGTTCAACGGCGTGAAGGTGGGCGGCACCACCGGCCACGCCCTGCCCCGCCGCTACAACGTGCCCGCCGCGCTGGTGCACCCGGGCCGCAACGTGGTGGCCGTGCGCGTGGTGGACACCGGCAGCGGCGGCGGCCTGATGGGGCCCGTTGAGGAGATGCACCTCACCACGCCCGGCCGCACCCTGGCGCTGGCGGGGCCCTGGCAGTACCAGGTGGGCATTGCTACCGGCCTAATGCCAAAGCCACCGGTGGCCGGCGGGGCCCAAAACGCGCCCACGGCCCTCTACAACGCCATGATTGCGCCGCTCGAACCCATGGCCCTCAAGGGCGTCATCTGGTACCAGGGCGAAGCCAACGCCGACCGCGCCGCCCAGTACCGCACCCTGTTCCCGGCCCTGATTACCGACTGGCGCGCCCACTGGGGCCCCCAGCTGCCGTTCCTGTTCGTGCAGCTCGCCAACTTCCAGCCCGCCCAGCCGCAGCCCACCGAGTCGGCCTGGGCAGAGCTGCGCGAAGCCCAGGCCGGGGCCCTAAAATTGCCCCGCACCGGCATGGCCACTGCCATCGACATTGGCAACCCCGCCGACATCCACCCCCACAACAAGCAGGAAGTGGGCCGCCGCCTGGCCCTGGCCGCCCGCCACGTGGCCTACGCCGACAACCAGCTGACCTACAGCGGCCCCACCTACGCCAGCCAGGCCACCGAGGGTCCCGCCATCCGCCTAAAGTTCACCCAGACCGGCGCTGGCCTGCAAGCCAAGGGCGGCGCGCCGCTGCAAGATTTCGCCGTGGCCGGGGCCGACCGCAAGTTCTACTGGGCCACCGCCCGGCTGGTGGGCAACGAGGTAGTGGTGCAGAGCGCGCAGGTGCCCGCGCCCATAGCCGTGCGCTACGACTGGGCCGACAGCCCCAACGGCAACCTTTTCAATAAGGAAGGCCTGCCCGCCGTGCCCTTCCGCACCGATACCTGGCCGGGCGTCACGGAAGGCCGCAAGTAGCCTGTTGCACGAACTTTGTAGCCCGCGGCTCTCGCCTCGTCCTGCCGATAATCGTGCAGCGACCGTTCAAGAACGCGGACTACGACCGAAGATTAGCTAAGCTAAAGTCCGCGCTACGGCTCGTTCAGAAGCTGTTTGAGTTAATAAAACGGTCATGCAGCGCGCAGCGAAGCATCTCTCCCGCGGCAGTAAATCATGGATTAGTTCAGCATTAGAGATGCTTCGCTGCGCGCTGCATGACCGTTTCAGATTATCAGCTTTCAGAGCCTCCTCTAAATGAAGATGCGGGTGCCCGAGAAGTTGCTGCGGAACTCCTTGGGCGTGCAGCCTTTCTTCTTTTTGAAGGTACGGTTGAAATTGGAGATGTTGTTGAAGCCGCACTTGTAGGCCACTTCGGCCACGTTGTGGGTGGTTTCGATGAGCATGCGCGTGGCGTGGCCCAGCCGGATTTCGTTCAGGCTGTCGATGAACGTGCTGCCAATGCGTTTCTTGATGAAGCGGCTGAACGAGGCCACCGGCATGTTGGCCACCTTGGCTACCTCCGTGAGGGTGACGGCGCGGCTGTAGTGCATGTTCATGTACTCGAATACCTTCTCGATGCGGCGGCTGTTGTAGTTGAGCTGCTCATTGTTGGAGCTGGAATCGGAGAGCGTGCGCAGGTTGCGCGACGTGGACAGGTCGTGCAGAATGGAGAGCAACTCCAGCACCGAGTCGAACCCGTTTTTCTGGCCCAGCGCCAGGATGCGGGGCTGGAGCCGCTCGATGGTGTCGCGCGAGAACAGGATGCCCCGCTGCGCCTTCTCAAACATCGTTTTGATGAAGCTGAGCTGGTTTTTGCGCAAAAACCGCTCCTCAAACAAGTCCTTGTGGAACTGGATGGTGAGCTCCCGGATATCCTCGGTTTCGCACTTGTGCGTGAACCAGGCGTGGTACAGGTTGGGCCCCACAAGCACCAGCTCCAGGTCGTCGATGGCCTCGATGTGGTCGCCCACGATGCGCTTGGCGCCCTTGGCGTTCACGATGAGGTTCAGCTCGTATTCCTCGTGGTAGTGCAGCGGAAAATCGAACTTCTTTTTGGCGCGGGAAAACAGCGTGAAGCAGTCGCTTTGGGTGAGCGGCGTGATTTCACGCATGATGTCGGGCTTCATAATAGGACGGGTCGGAAGGTTTAGGTCAATAAAAGTACACCGCTGTAGTGAAAATGCTATCAATCCGCAATCCTTTGCGGCACAGGGCGCCGGCAGGCATTTTGCGCTATTGCAGCATTTTATGAGCCTACTCGGCCCAAAAGCCTGCCGCAATGAAGCAATAGCCTACAAATAAATGACCCAATAGTATTACGAATTGCTCATCGATTGCGGGACCTTTGTTTCCCTTCTGTTCAACAGTTTTCTTCCTTTTTCCATTTCCAATTCCCGCCTGGGGCGCGGTTGCCGGGTACCGTGCCTACCCAGCGCGGCCCCAGCAACTTTTCGGGCACTCACCCGGCTTTTGCATGAATAAACTTTTTCGATGTTGCGGCGCGCTGGCCTTGGGCCTGGCCCTGGCTGCCGGGGGGGCCCTGGGAGCCCCGACCCCGGCGGGCTTTGTGCGGGCCCAGGGCACGCAGTTCACGCTCGACGGCAAGCCCTACCGCTACGTGGGGGCCAACTATTGGTACGGCGGCCTGCTGGCCACCCAGGGGCCCGCCGGCAAGGCGCGGCTGGCTACGGAGCTGGACTTTTTAAAGCAGCACGGCGTGGCAAACCTGCGGGTAATGGTGGGCGCCGAGGGCCTGAGCAATGGCTACCAGTACCGGGTGCTCCAGCCGCTGCAACCCACGCAGGGCCAGTTTGATGAGCGAATCATGGCCGGGCTCGACTACCTGCTGGCCGAGTTGGGCAAGCGCCAGATGAAGGCCGTGCTGCACTTCACCAACACCTGGGAGTGGAGCGGCGGCCTGGGCCAGTACCTGGAGTGGAACGGCTACACCGGCCAGCCCCTGCCCAAAAACCCCGGCTACAGCTGGGACAAGTACCGCGCCTACATCGCGCAGTTCTACACCTGCACGCCGTGCCAGGATGCCGTGGCCACCTACATCCGCTACGTGCTGGCCCGCACCAACAGCCTGACACACAAGAAGTACGTGAACGACCCGGCCATCATGGCTTGGGAAATCATCAACGAGCCGCGGCCCATGCTGCCCGCTGCCACCCCAGCCTTCGAGGCTTGGATGAAGCAGACGGCGGCCCTGGTAAAGTCCATCGACCCCAACCACTTGCTGACCACCGGCAGCGAGGGCGACATTGCCACCGACAACGACATGGCCGTGTACGAGCGCCTGCACGCCGACCCCCACATCGACTACCTCACCATCCACATCTGGCCCAAAAACTGGGGCTGGTTCCGCGACACGGCCACGGCCAAGGGCTTCCCCGCGGTGCTGGCCCGCACCACCGCCTACGTGAACAAGCACGCGGCCGAGGCCCAAAAGCTGGGCAAGCCGCTGGTGGTGGAAGAGTTCGGCCTGCCGCGCGACGGCCAGACGTTCACGCCCGCGGCCACCACGGCCCTGCGCGACCAGTACTGCGGGGCCCTGTTTGGCATGGCGAAGGGCAATACGCCGGCCAGCCGCGTCATTGCGGGCTATAACTTCTGGGCCTTTGGCGGCGCGGCGCGGCCGGTGCCGGGCCAGGTGTTCTGGAAGCCTGGCGACGCCTACATGGGCGACCCCGGCGGCGAAGAACAAGGCCTGAACTCGGTGTTCGACGCTGACCAATCAACCTGGGCCGTGATTGACCAGTACAGCAAAACCATTCGCTAACCCACTGACAGCTAGTTGCCAGTTGCTCGTTGTCAGTTGTCAGCACGTCGGCAACCCATTGGCCAACAACTGACAACGAACAACTGACAACTAAAACGCCTCACGATCCCATGAAGCTATTCCGCACCTTCGCGCTGGCCGCTGCGGCCGCCGCGCTGGCCCTGGGGGCCCGGGCGCAAGCCCCGGCTCCTGCGCCCATTGCCGACCCGGCCGCCACGCCCGCCACCAAGCTGCTGCTGGCCAACCTGCACCGCCTACTGCCCCGCGGCGTGATGTACGGCCACCAGGACGACCTGGCCTACGGCGTGGCCCAGGCCGGCCAAATGTGGAAGGGCGACGCCAACCGCTCCGACGTGAAAAGCACCGCTGGGGCTTACCCGGGCGTGTTTGGCTGGGAGCTGGGCCACCTGGAACTCGACAGCGCCCGCAACCTCGACGGCGTGCCGTTTACCAAAATCCGCAGCTACGTGCAGCAGGCCTACGCCATGGGGGCCGTCAACACCATCAGCTGGCACCTCGACAACCCGCACAACGGCAAAACGGCCTGGGATACGGCCCGCACCGTGAAATACATCCTGCCCGGGGGCCCCGACCACGCCAAGTTTGTGGCCCGCCTCGACCGGCTGGCCGCCTTTTTGGGCAGCCTGAAGGGCCCCAAGGGCGAGGCCATCCCGGTCATCTTCCGGCCGTTTCACGAGCACACGGGCTCGTGGTTTTGGTGGGGCAAAAAGGAGTGCACCCCGGCCGAGTTCACTGCCCTGTGGCGCTTCACGGTGGATTATTTGCACAACCAGAAGCAGCTTCACAATTTGATTATTGCTTACTCGGCCTCCGATTTCGCCGACGAGGCCGACTACCTGGAGCGCTACCCCGGCGACGCCTACGCCGACGTGCTGGGCTTCGACGACTACGTGAATGGGAAGGCCGCGGACAAGTTCCAGCCCGGTATGGCCCGCAAGCTGGCGCTGCTGACGAGCATCAGCAAGGCCCACGGCAAGCTGCCGGCCCTCACCGAGGTGGGCTACGACGGCGTGCCCGACCCCGCCTGGTGGACGAAAACCCTGCTGCCGCTGCTCAAGCAATACCCCGTGTCGTACGCCCTCACGTGGCGCAACGGCGACCCCGTGCACTACTTCACCGCCTACCCCGGCCAGGCCAGCGCCGCCGATTTCAAGCAGTTCTTCCAGGACAAGCAGACCTTTTTTGCCAACCGCCTGGGGCCCCTGCGCCTCTACGCCAAGCCGATTTAGTAAATAGAATTATTCTCGAAAAGAAAGTCGCACGAAAAGAACGTCATGCGGAGCGTAGCGAAGCATCTTTCCCGCGCCAGTAATCAGGATTAGTTACGCAGAAAAGATGCTTCGCTGCGCTCTGCATGACGGCCCAATTCCCGCGCTTCCCCAGTGCCTTTAACCTTCTGATGAAATTACATTTAATTGACCTCCTGATCATCGCGGCGTACTTGCTGACGACGGTGTTCATCGGCATTTACTACAGCAAAAAGGCGCGCGAAAACAAGGACAGCTACATGCTGGGCGGCCGCACGCTGCCCTGGTACAAGCTGGGACTGAGCGACGCCTCCGACATGTTCGACATCAGCGGCACGATGTGGATGGTGAGCCTGTGCTTCGCCTACGGCATGAAAAGCATCTGGATTCCGTGGCTGTGGCCGGTGTTCAACCAGGTGTTTTTGATGATGTACCTCTCGCGCTGGCTGCGCCGCTCGGGGGCCTCCACGGGGGCCGAGTGGCTGGCCACGCGCTTCGGCACCAAGGGCCCCGGCGTGCTGGCCTCGCACCAGGTGGTCATTGCCTTCGCGCTGCTCAGCTGCCTGGGCTTCCTGGCCTACGGCTTCGTGGGGCTGGGCAAGTTCGTCGAGATTTTCATCCCTTGGGATTTGGTGAAGGGGTACGTGCCCTTCGCCGTGGCGCCGCAGTACGTGCCGCACGTGTACGGCATCGTGTTCACGCTGTTTGCCATGTTCTACGCCATCGTGGGGGGCATGCACAGCATCGTGCTGGGCGACATGATTAAGTACGCCATCATGACGGTGGCCTGTGTGGCCATTGCCGTCATCGCCTACACCAACCTACAGGGCAAGCAATTGGCGGTGCCCAACGGCTGGTTCAACCCCTTCTTCGGCTGGCGGCTGGGGCTCGATTGGTCGAAGCTTATCCCGGAGGTGAACAGCAAGATTGCCAGCGACGGCTACTCGCTGTTCGGCATTTTCTTCATGATGATGGCCTTCAAGGGCGTGTTTGCCTCGCTGGCGGGCCCCGCGCCGAACTACGACATGCAGAAGATCCTGAGCACCCGCTCGCCCGAAGACGCCAGCAAGATGAGCGGGTTCGTATCCATCATCCTACTGCCGATTCGCTACGCCTTCATCATCGGCCTTACCATCCTGGGCCTGCTCTACTACCACCAGATGAACCTGAAGGCCCCAGACGGCACCATCGACTTCGAGCGGATCCTGCCGATTGCCATCAACAACTTCCTGCCGGCCGGGCTGGTGGGCCTCACGCTCACGGGCCTGCTGGGGGCCTTCATGGGCACGTTCAGCGGCACCGTGAACGCGGCCCAGGCCTACATCGTGAACGACATCTACCTAAAGTACGTGAACCCCCAGGCCCCCACCAGCCGCATCATTTCGATGAATTACCTGGTGGGCGTGGTGGTGGTGGCCGTGGGCGTGGCCCTGGGCTTCATCGCCAAAGACGTGAACACAGTGCTCCAGTTCATCGTGTCGGCGCTCTACGGCGGCTACATTGCCGCCAACGTGCTGAAGTGGCATTGGTGGCGCTTCAACGCCACGGGCTTTTTTGTGGGCATGCTCACGGGCATCGTGGCGGCGCTGGTGTTCGGCGTCCTCATCCCGGCCGGCAACCTGCTCTACTGGTTCCCGCTGCTGTTCGCCATTTCGATGACGGGCTCCATCGTGGGCACCTACCTCGCGCCGCCCACCGACGCGGCGGTGCTCCAGTCGTTTTATAAAACGGTGCGGCCCTGGGGTTTCTGGGGCCCCGTACTGGCCGAGGTACAGGCCCAAGACCCGAGCTTCCGGCCCAACCCCAACTTCGGGCGCAACATGTTCAACATCGTGCTCGGCATCGTGGCCCAGCTCTGCCTCACCATCCTGCCCATGTACCTGTTGCTGAGCCAGCACGTGCCGCTGGCCATCACGGTGGTCATCCTGGTCGTGGTGGGCCTCATCCTGAAGAAAACCTGGTGGGAGCGCCTGAGCGACGACTAGCTTTTTTAGGCTGATAGCTAATGGCTATTGGCCGTTGGCTTTTTACACAACTTCTTTATAACCAGTTTTATCATTCCAAAAAGCTAGTAGCCAGCCGCTACCAGCCAACAGCCCGCCCGCGCTATGTCTTCCGTATTCAATCACCGCTTGCAGCTGCTGCAAGCTCACCACGACCAGCTCGTGCGCCGCGCCAACCCCCGCGAGGAGGTTGGCAACGGCATTTTTGACCGCTACGCCCACCCGGTGCTCACGGCCGCCCACGCCCCGCTGGACTGGAAGTACGACCTGAACCCGGCCACCAACCCTTTCCTGATGGAGCGTATCGGCGTGAACGCCACGCTGAACGCGGGGGCCCTAAAGTGGCACGACAAGTACGTGGTGGTGGCCCGCGTGGAAGGCAACGACCGCAAGTCATACTTCGCCGTGGCCGAAAGCCCCAATGGCGTGGACAACTTCCAGTTCTGGGACCGGCCCATCACGCTGCCCGAAACCGCCGAGCCCGACACCAACGTGTACGACATGCGCCTGGTGGCCCACGAAGACGGCTGGGTGTACGGCCTGTTTTGCACCGAGCGCCGCGACCCCGCCGCCTCCGATGCCGACCAGTCGGCCGCGCTGGCCAAGTGCGGCATTGCCCGCACCAAGGACCTCGTGGCCTGGGAGCGCCTCGCCGACCTCACCACCAACTCGGCCCAGCAGCGCAACGTGGTGCTGCACCCCGAGTTTGTGGACGGCCAGTACGCGTTCTACACCCGCCCGCAGGACGGCTTTATCGACGCTGGCAAGGGCGGCGGCATCGGCTTCGGCCTGTCGCAGTCCATCGAAAACGCCACGGTGATGCAGGAAGTCATCGTCGACAAAAAGCAGTACCACACCATTTCGGAGCTGAAGAACGGCCTGGGGCCCGCCCCCATCAAAACTGCGCTGGGCTGGCTGCACCTGGCCCACGGCGTGCGCAATACCGCCGCCGGCCTGCGCTACGTGCTGTACATGTTCATGACGGACTTGCACGACCTCACCAAAATCATCCACAAGCCGGCCGGCTACTTCCTGGCTCCGGAGGGTGACGAGCGGGTGGGCGACGTATCAAACGTGGCCTTCGGCAACGGCTGGATTGCCGAGCCCGACGGCCGCGTGCTCATCTACTACGCCTCCTCCGACACGCGCCTGCACGTGGCCACCTCCACCCTGGCGCAGCTGCTCGACTACGTGGTGAATACCCCCGAAGACGGCCTGCGCTCGGCCGCGTCGGTGCAGGCCATCAACGCGTTGGTAGACCGCAACGAGGCCTTTTTGCGCAGCACCAACGTGGCCGCCCACACCGTGGCTAATGTAGTGGCCAAATCGGCCCTTTAATTTCCAATTATCCGTCGCCCGTTGCGGGCGCTGGCTTCCCTGCCGGCGCCCGCACGGGCGATACTTATTAGTAGCCGCATGCACCAAGCCGCCGATTTTCAGCGCGAACTCGACAACATCCTTTTCTACTGGGCCACCCGCGCCGTGGACACCGCCGACGGCGGCTTCTACGGCTGCCTCGACGCCTACGACGCCGTGGTGCCGGGGGCCCCCAAGGGCGCGGTGCTCAACGCCCGGATCCTGTGGACGTTCGCGGCCGCTTGCAACCACGCGCCCAACCCCGTGCGCCTGGCCCTGGCCCGGCGCGCCTACGATTACATTCGCCAGCACTTTGTGGACCCGGAATTTGGCGGCGTGTACTGGACCGTAGACGCCCACGGGGCCCCGCTCGACACCAAAAAGCAGGTGTACGCGCTGGCCTTCACCATCTACGGCCTGGCCGAATACTACCGCGCCAGCGGCGACGCGGGGGCCCTGGAACTGGCCCAGGCCCAGTACCGCACCATCGAAGCCCACAGCTTCGATGCCGCCCAGGGTGGCTACCTGGAGGCTTTTGCTCGCGACTGGCAGCCCCTGGCTGACCTGCGCCTGAGTGCAAAGGACGCTAACGAGAAAAAGACCATGAACACCCACCTGCACGTGCTGGAGGCCTACGCCAACCTGTACCGCGCGTGGCCCGACGCTGGCCTGGGACAGCAAATCAGGGCCCTGCTGGGCGTGTTCGATGCCCACATCATCGACCCCGGCACGCACCATTTGCGGCTGTTTTTCGACGAGAACTGGGCGTCAAAGTCCGCCGTCGTTTCCTACGGCCACGACATCGAGGCCGCCTGGCTGCTGCTCGAAGCCGCTGAAGTGCTGCACGACGAAGCGCTCATTGCCCGCTTCCAGCACCTGGCGCTGCCTATGGCCGTAGCCGCCGCCGAGGGCCTTGATGCCGACGGGGGCCTGAGCTACGAGTTAGAGCCCGGCCACCTGGTGCGCGAAAAGCATTGGTGGGTGCAAGCCGAGGCCCTGGTGGGCTTCCTGAATGCCTACCAACTCAGCGGCGACTCCAAGTTCATGGACCAGTTTGAGGGCGTGTGGAAATTCACCCAGGCCTACATCCTCGACCAGCAGGGCGGCGAGTGGGTGTGGGGCGTGGAAGCCGACCACGCCCGGATGGCGGGCCAGGATAAGGCCGGCCTTTGGAAGTGCCCGTACCACAACGGCCGCGCCTGCCTCGAAATCCTGCGCCGCAGCGCCTGATCTTCAACCATTTTACCAAACATCCGGCCTCGTGGACAGAAGAAATTTTCTCCAAATTTCCGGCGCAGCGCTGGGCAGTTTGGTAACCCAGGCGGCGGTGGGCCCCACGGCGGGCGCCGCCGAAACCGTGGAGCTGCCCACCCGCGTGCTCGTGCGGCTTGGCCCCGGACCGCAGGCGCAGGCCCTGGTGGCGTCCGACGGCCGCCGCACCTGGACCTACCGCGACGTGACGGTGCACCTCGTGCCCCAGGCCGGCGGGGGCTTGGCGGTAGCGGTGCAGTCGCCCACCCTGGCCCTGCACGCCGTGCAGCTGCACTGGCGCTACGCGGGGCCGGCCGCGGCCAGCGTGCTCGGCGACGCCTGGGAGCGCACCTACGGCGACGTGCAGTTTCAGCCGCTCGCCCTGGCCCGCAAGCTGCCCTGGTACTTGGTGCAGCACGATTTGCGCAGTGGCCGCACGGCTTGCTTTGGGGTGCGCACGGGGGCCCACACCTTCTGCTACTGGCAAGTGGGCAGTGGCCAGCTGCAACTGACCCTCGACACCGAGAGCGGCGGGGTGGGCGTGCGGCTGGGGGCCCGTACGCTGGCCGCTGCCACGGTGCTGGCCACCACCGGCCAGCCCGGCGAAAGCACCTTCGCCACGGCCCGCCGCTTTTGCGGCCTGATAAGCCCCGCCCCGCGGCTGCCGCGCCAGCCCGTGTACGGCATCAACGACTGGTATTTTGCCTACGGCAACAACTCGTCCGACCTCATTTTGCAGCACACCCGGCTGCTGGCTGACCTGATGCCGATCGGCGATAACCGGCCGTTTTCGGTCGTGGACGCCGGCTGGGCCACTTACTCCCCCCTGCTGCCCGGCGACGGCGGCTGGCAGGACGACTTTTCGCGCCCTAACCCCAAATTCCCTGACATGGGCAAGCTGGGCAGCGAAATCCGCCAGCTTGGGATGCGGCCGGGGCTGTGGACGCGCCCGCTCTGCGCCCGCTACGGCACGCCGGCCAACCGTCTCTTGCCCCGCATTGCGGGCCGCGACGACCCCAGGAAGCCCGTGCTCGACCCCACCATTCCCGAGAACCTGGCCGGTATTCGACGCAATTTTGCCACCTACCGGGCGTGGGGCTACGACATGGTGAAGCACGACTACAGCACGTACGACTTGCTGGGCCGCTGGGGGTTTGAGATGACAGACCGCCTCACCGCCCCCGGCTGGCGCTTCCACGACGACACCCGCACCACGGCCGAGATTATGCTGGCGTTGTACCAAGCCATTCGCGACGCGGCGGGGCCCGCCTACCTCATCGGCTGCAACACCGTGGGCCACTTGGCGGCGGGCCTGTTCGAGCTGAATCGCATTGGCGACGACACCAGTGGCCTGGAGTGGGACCGCACCCGCAAAATGGGCGTCAACACGCTGGGCTTTCGGCTGGTACAGCACAACCATTTTTTTGCCGTCGACGGCGACTGCGTGGGCCTCACGCCCAAAGTGCCGTGGGCCCAAAACGCGCAGTGGCTGCGCCTGCTGGCCGGCAGCGGGGCCCCGTTGTTCGTGTCGGCCCAACCGGAAGCCGTCGGCGCCGCCCAGAAAGCGGCCCTAACGGCCGCTTTCGCCCAGGCGGCCCGTCCGCAGCCCGTGGGCGAACCGCTCGACTGGCTCACCGCGCTGCGTCCCACCCAATGGCGGCTCGATGGGCAAACCACTGCCTTCGATTGGAGCTAACTGGCTTTCACCCCAACCCTACGCTACCCGCATTTTCTTAACCCGCTCACTATGAACCGCCTGGTGCTTGCCGTTTCCTTCCTGCTGCTGCCGGCCGCCGGGGCCCTGGCCCAAACGTATTCCGTGAAGGACTACGGGGCCCTGGCCGACGGCAAAACCCTGGCCACGGCCGCCATCCAGAAAGCCATCGACGCCTGCAACCGCGGCGGTGGCGGCACCGTGGAAGTACCGGCCGGCACCTACCTCGTGGGCACCATTGCGCTGAAAACCAACGTCAACCTACACCTTGGCAGCGGGGCCGTGCTCCGGGGCAGCCCCAACGTGGAAGATTACCTTGCCTATACCTTGCCGGTGTACGGGCGCAACCACTACGGCATCCTCTACACAGCCAACGCCGCCAACGTAGCCCTCACCGGGCACGGCACCATCGACGGCAACAACGGCGTATTCTACGATTTTGACCAGGCCAAGAAGCTCGACACCGCCACCACTCGCTACACGCGCCAGCGGAATAATTTCCGCCACGTAGCTGAGGGCATCGGCGACGGGCCCGTGGTGCCCAAGGACCGGCCCCGGCAAATGGTCATCTTTTCGCAATGCGTGAACGTGCGCGTCACCGACGTGTCGCTGCTCAACTCGCCGTTTTGGACGCTGCACTTTGCCGACTGCGACGCCGTGAACGTGGACGGTATACGTTTGTGGACCAATCTATTGGTACCTAACGCCGACGGCATCGACGTGACCAGCAGCCGCAACGTGACCATCGAAAACTGCGACATCCGGGCCGGCGACGACGCGCTGGCCATTACCGGCTACGACCACCACTTCGAAATTCCGGGCTTCACGGGCGTACGGCACGCCTGCGAAAACATCAACGTCAGCAACTGCAACCTGCAATCGTACTCCAGCGGCATCCGCATCGGGTTCCTGGATCAAAACACGGTGCGCAACGTCAACGTGAGCAACTGCAACATTACCAACTCGACGCGCGGCATCGGCATTTTCCTGCGCGACGAAGGCTCGCTGGAGAACCTGACGTTCACCAACATCCGCATCGAAACCAAGCTGCGCACCGGCGACTGGTGGGGCAACGGCGAGCCCATCCACATCTCGGCCGTGCGGGGCAAGGAAAACGTGCGGTTGGGCCACATCCGCAACATCACCTTCACCAACGTGAGCTGCCAGGCCGAAAACGGCATCCTGCTCTACGGCAGCGCCGAAAGCGCGCTGGAAGACATCACGTTCAACAACTTAAAGCTGGAGCTGATGGATAGCCCGCTCAACGACGTGGCCGGTGGCAACGTGGACTTACGCGGGGCCCTGGTTCCCAAAACCAGCCTGTTTGCCCGCGACATCCCCGCCTTCCTGGCCGAGCACGTGAACGGGTTAACGATCAACGATTTCAAGCTCGACTGGGTCCACCCACGCGCCACTTTCCTTACCCACGGCATCGAGGCCAACCACTTCCAGCACTTGCGCATTGCCCATTTCACCGGCACTGGGGCCCCCACCAACCCGGCCGCCCGCCCCGTGGTGCTACGCGACGGCACCGCCGCCGCCGTGGACCGGCGCCCCGCGGACGTGCAGCGCACCCGCGTTCGAAAACACTAGCGCCCGCTGCTCCATCGGGCTCGCTAAGCAGGTCCTGGACACACATTTTTTAATTGCCGGGACTATTCCTCACCACCGCGACTACCCAGTGCCATTGGCACTGCAAAGGATAACGAAATAATTATAAATATATGCTTTATCTAATATAATCTATTGCAGTAGAATTATTCGACCGCAACCAAACGGAAATTTAAAAATCCAAAAGACATCGTGACCAAGGCACCGCCACGGAAGAAATAATTTATGGCAGTTGGTACATCAAAAAAGTGATTAAGAACCAAATTGACGGCTAAAATGCCCATTCCCAGTACCAACATCAGATGCGCCAGCGTGAACTTTTTCATAAGAATGACTTTGAGTAAGAATAAACAGGATCTATCTAACACTATACAATGCAATCGTATGTGCCGGCTCAAATGTAAACAAAAATGTAACGTGGCAAAGAAAATAACCGTTGCATAGAATATAATTTAATCTGGAAGCGGGCATTAGCGCCGCCCCCCTAGCCTTTTTAGGTATCCGACCCCAGGTTTAGTGCCGGCGCTATCGGGCCCCGAGTAAAACCCCGCTTTCT
This genomic stretch from Hymenobacter sp. PAMC 26628 harbors:
- a CDS encoding AGE family epimerase/isomerase; its protein translation is MHQAADFQRELDNILFYWATRAVDTADGGFYGCLDAYDAVVPGAPKGAVLNARILWTFAAACNHAPNPVRLALARRAYDYIRQHFVDPEFGGVYWTVDAHGAPLDTKKQVYALAFTIYGLAEYYRASGDAGALELAQAQYRTIEAHSFDAAQGGYLEAFARDWQPLADLRLSAKDANEKKTMNTHLHVLEAYANLYRAWPDAGLGQQIRALLGVFDAHIIDPGTHHLRLFFDENWASKSAVVSYGHDIEAAWLLLEAAEVLHDEALIARFQHLALPMAVAAAEGLDADGGLSYELEPGHLVREKHWWVQAEALVGFLNAYQLSGDSKFMDQFEGVWKFTQAYILDQQGGEWVWGVEADHARMAGQDKAGLWKCPYHNGRACLEILRRSA
- a CDS encoding glycoside hydrolase family 28 protein — encoded protein: MNRLVLAVSFLLLPAAGALAQTYSVKDYGALADGKTLATAAIQKAIDACNRGGGGTVEVPAGTYLVGTIALKTNVNLHLGSGAVLRGSPNVEDYLAYTLPVYGRNHYGILYTANAANVALTGHGTIDGNNGVFYDFDQAKKLDTATTRYTRQRNNFRHVAEGIGDGPVVPKDRPRQMVIFSQCVNVRVTDVSLLNSPFWTLHFADCDAVNVDGIRLWTNLLVPNADGIDVTSSRNVTIENCDIRAGDDALAITGYDHHFEIPGFTGVRHACENINVSNCNLQSYSSGIRIGFLDQNTVRNVNVSNCNITNSTRGIGIFLRDEGSLENLTFTNIRIETKLRTGDWWGNGEPIHISAVRGKENVRLGHIRNITFTNVSCQAENGILLYGSAESALEDITFNNLKLELMDSPLNDVAGGNVDLRGALVPKTSLFARDIPAFLAEHVNGLTINDFKLDWVHPRATFLTHGIEANHFQHLRIAHFTGTGAPTNPAARPVVLRDGTAAAVDRRPADVQRTRVRKH
- a CDS encoding glycoside hydrolase family 130 protein translates to MSSVFNHRLQLLQAHHDQLVRRANPREEVGNGIFDRYAHPVLTAAHAPLDWKYDLNPATNPFLMERIGVNATLNAGALKWHDKYVVVARVEGNDRKSYFAVAESPNGVDNFQFWDRPITLPETAEPDTNVYDMRLVAHEDGWVYGLFCTERRDPAASDADQSAALAKCGIARTKDLVAWERLADLTTNSAQQRNVVLHPEFVDGQYAFYTRPQDGFIDAGKGGGIGFGLSQSIENATVMQEVIVDKKQYHTISELKNGLGPAPIKTALGWLHLAHGVRNTAAGLRYVLYMFMTDLHDLTKIIHKPAGYFLAPEGDERVGDVSNVAFGNGWIAEPDGRVLIYYASSDTRLHVATSTLAQLLDYVVNTPEDGLRSAASVQAINALVDRNEAFLRSTNVAAHTVANVVAKSAL
- a CDS encoding sodium:solute symporter family protein, translated to MKLHLIDLLIIAAYLLTTVFIGIYYSKKARENKDSYMLGGRTLPWYKLGLSDASDMFDISGTMWMVSLCFAYGMKSIWIPWLWPVFNQVFLMMYLSRWLRRSGASTGAEWLATRFGTKGPGVLASHQVVIAFALLSCLGFLAYGFVGLGKFVEIFIPWDLVKGYVPFAVAPQYVPHVYGIVFTLFAMFYAIVGGMHSIVLGDMIKYAIMTVACVAIAVIAYTNLQGKQLAVPNGWFNPFFGWRLGLDWSKLIPEVNSKIASDGYSLFGIFFMMMAFKGVFASLAGPAPNYDMQKILSTRSPEDASKMSGFVSIILLPIRYAFIIGLTILGLLYYHQMNLKAPDGTIDFERILPIAINNFLPAGLVGLTLTGLLGAFMGTFSGTVNAAQAYIVNDIYLKYVNPQAPTSRIISMNYLVGVVVVAVGVALGFIAKDVNTVLQFIVSALYGGYIAANVLKWHWWRFNATGFFVGMLTGIVAALVFGVLIPAGNLLYWFPLLFAISMTGSIVGTYLAPPTDAAVLQSFYKTVRPWGFWGPVLAEVQAQDPSFRPNPNFGRNMFNIVLGIVAQLCLTILPMYLLLSQHVPLAITVVILVVVGLILKKTWWERLSDD